Below is a genomic region from Papaver somniferum cultivar HN1 unplaced genomic scaffold, ASM357369v1 unplaced-scaffold_18866, whole genome shotgun sequence.
CTGCTTCCCATTTTCTAGTACTAACTCGCTTGAGATTCCAAATCTGCAGACGATATTCTTCCGTATGAACCTTTTCAGATCATGTCCGATAACATGTACCAATGCCACAACTTAGActcatttggtgaaataatcagtaGCGGCTAGTACGAATTTAACGCCTCCAGGAGCCTTGGGAAGTGATCCGACGATGTCTAGTCCCCACCTAGAGAATGGTCAGGGACTAAAAAATGGTTGCAATTCGTTGGCGGGTCTTTTAGGAATTGGAGCGTGGTATTGGCATGGCACGCATTTCTTCGCGTATTCTTTAGCATCTTTCTTCATGTATGGCCAGAAGTATCCCTGGGCAAGGATCCTGTGCGCGAGACTGCGCCCTACAGAATGGTTTccacatattccttcatgagCCTCCGCCAATATCTGTGCCCTTCTTCGGCTGATATGCACCGCAAAAATGGCTCCAAAGCTACAGGTTTGCGGTACAGCTGTCCCTCAATCATTGAATATCTCCAAGCATTCTTCTTCACTTTTGAAGCGAGATGCTCATCTTCTGGGAGTTCACTGGTTGTCAAATACCGAACATAAGGTTGACGCCAGTCTGCAGTGTTTTCAGCAGGACAACTTGAATCATTTATCACTGGACTGTCAACGTTCTCGGTATCTCCATGTGCCAATGCAGATGCCCTCTCGCCCCCACTAGCGTGTTCGAGATCCTGAACAAAGTGGCTGTCGGAGATGCTAGGTAATTCTTGGAAATCCACTACAACGAAAC
It encodes:
- the LOC113338209 gene encoding uncharacterized protein LOC113338209, whose amino-acid sequence is MALYLDHMREIANEFDQFSIGRRSRMENRHAYTLAYLSSEVDTDTTCFVVVDFQELPSISDSHFVQDLEHASGGERASALAHGDTENVDSPVINDSSCPAENTADWRQPYVRYLTTSELPEDEHLASKVKKNAWRYSMIEGQLYRKPVALEPFLRCISAEEGHRYWRRLMKEYVETIL